The genomic interval gatgaaaaggTATAATAAATGATACCCATTTTTCCTCTCTCAACTCCTGTTCCACTTTCTCCTCTGATATGGTTATTATTTGAGATTCTTCTTATGAAGTACTATCGTTTGATACGTTTAgactttttctcctccatttgaGCGCGAAGCTGATACAGTATTTGTTAAAGCTTGTCACTCCTGAGCCCTTTTCCCTTCTGCTATTataaaacaccacacacacacacacacaaacacgtacacataaacacgcacacgcactcacgcacacacacacgcgcacacacgtgtatgtatatatgtatgtatgcatgtatgtatgtatgtatgcatgtatgtatatgtgagggtATATGATTTATTTACTTGAAGTTGTAAGCTTAGGGTAAGTGGAGCGTNNNNNNNNNNtatatatagttgtatacacatacatatacacacacacttttcaagTATTTTCGCCCTTCAGTGTATTCCTTTTACTGTGTAGGCAACAGGCTTAACCACGCTAATGTTAGAATTATCTTCTTATATTTTATAAGaaggtatttaaatataaaataaccgATTTCCTTGGAAATTAAcattaatcgattaaatcaatttCAACAGAAACTGTAAATTAGTTTAATATAAACAAAGACGCTATTAGAACATATGAACAAGAAGAAGAGAGAATCAGAGCTTGTATAATCGATGGATTTGGAATAATTTTCAAATACACACCATACGTACGGAGTAACATtgtgaaaacaatagaaaatgcTCTACTATTTTGGATAGAACAATAAAACCCAATATAATGGCAGTACCCACTTATcagtatgcatgggtgtatgtatatctgaatacACGTGCActgaatttcaataaataattgtCTTGTTTAGTTTGTATGGATATCTCAATGTgtaatacataagcatatattttctctttttccatctctcttgctcccctctgtttctctctctgtgtgtgtatgcatatatatatatatatgtgcgtgtgtgtgtttgtatctgtgtgtatgtgtgtctgtgtgtgtgtgtatgtgtgtgtatatatatagtcgattATATACATTCTcctgaaggatgaaatgcaatgctGTCCTATCCTTTACTTGATATTATCCACCATGTTCTCACTAATTGTAAACTCTCGCACAGGCACAGGCAAACTCTACCTGTACTCAACGTTGACCGCCTAAAATCACCAATACATAGAAATGACATCGATAACCACTGCAACCATCGGCTTTTATTTTAGGCATTAAAAATTTTGAATCCCTCACCCTCATTCTTCCTTCTCTGTCCTGGTACATCCTCATGTAGTCATCCATGATGTCATAGAAACAGTGCGAGATGAAGTCAACTCTGGCCATCTCCATGCTGCTTTTTCCATGGAAaccttttaaaaatatgaaacatttgaATATCATGAACGTAAAATTTTAGTTGGGGCATATTAATCCTagtgtatttttaatataatattactttcaaattttggcacaagaccagcaatttcaaatTGTGTGCTAATtcgattacatccacctcagcgctcaacttgtatttattttatcgacgttgaaagctgaaaggcaaatcgatcccagtgacTGTTGAATTTCAgggcataaagacggacgaaatgccgctaagtatttcgcccggtgtattAACTATTCTGCCACCTGCCTGCCTTGTTCATTAACGTTATTggcatctttcatcttttatattttactttgttttagtcatttgactgcggccatgctggggcaccgctttagATTTTTTGTCGCAcgcatcgaccccactacttattttaaAAGCtccgtacttattctattgggttcttttgccgaatcactaagacACGGGAACGTAAAATCACCAAACCAGTTGTCAGACGGTGATGGAagggagatacacacacagaacaaataaacaaatacacacacagaacacagaacaaataagcaaacatatatacgacgggcttctatcagtttccccTCTattatatccactcacaaagctttggtcggctcgtgaCTATAGAGctatattttggcacaagcccagtaATTGCGAGGAAGGcgctgagtcgattacatcgatcctagtgtccAAAtgttacttatcttatcgaccccgaaggatcaaacgcaaagttgatcccagcgatatttgaattcagaaagtaataatgtcgctaagcatttttcccggcgtgctaacgattctgccagctcgccatgcTCTTCACTGATAtatcattgatgtatatatatatatatatatatatatatatatatatatatatataatatatgagtatatgcatatatatgtacatgtatgtacataccttcatctacatgtatatatagatgcatatctgggcacAGGACGTACAAAaaagtggacaaaatgataaacagggtaCAGAGAACACACAgtccacatagagaacatttccttcatcagctgccactaaTCTAACattggcgtttcgaagagctagggcatatatatatataatattgctgCCTATCTTATAAACCTCAGAATTGTTAAGGTGGAACTTAacattgaatttaaaataaaaggggACGAAGCAAATTATTGTAGAGCATTTAGTCTGGCACTCTACTACTTTGGACGCGTCAAAGTAGTCGCAGGAATGgctgactgtgtggttaagagaatCGCTTTGCCACCGTGTGAAACACAGTTAAAACTTCCGGTGGTCTGAGAATGTGGGCCACTGTGGTTCTTTGCTTATTATGTTTACTTTCGTCGTTGTTGCAGTTCGTAAAGCATGACGTTATAGCGTCCCATCAGATTTTGTCACAAAATATTCGGTGTTAGTGTCTATAGAAAGAAAGGCCTGTTATTGCCTTGTGTGTTATGGAAACAAAATTAGGATCGTCATACTTTTCTTAATGCCCCactttgaaaatgataaaaaaagctCTGCAGCCGAGAAggcttattgtttttgttttaagccGTTTGCTTTCCAAACCGGCTTCGTGTTTAGTCTACAGACCTCGCTGGGTCTTCAAGTCTAAGATGAGGTCAGTATCCATGTTTTAGGCATTTTTCTTCTTGCTTAACTTATGTACAAAGTAAAATTTACCCGGGAATAGATTCATTTTGccgatataaaattatatatttattcttgcaGGGAAATAGCACAGGAGTGTTATACCGTAAAACCTGTTGAAGTATGGCCCAGAAATGGATCTTATAGTACTAGTGACAAGTTCTTGTCAGAGAGCATACAAATTGAATAGCctataattttacaatttatagTATATGAGACCAATTactatattttccttttccttttaatttcattgaaatattttagcaCTTATGAAAGGAACGCTGGTTCTACTTACCAAATTCTCTGGCCAGGTATCTAGCGATGGACATGCTTTGAGGAAACTGGGTTCGGTTATCAATCTCCAAGACTGGTAACATAGAACATGGCATTCCTGAAATTAAAGTTAACAGAAACAAAGTTTATACATGGAAATATAAAAACCACTGAAGTTTTGACAATCTGTTCATAAGTCAAAagtcatataatataaataatatcagatTGTGTCAGCACTAATTTTAGAGAGAAAACACCAACAGACTTACTGATTAAATTATTGTTCCTTTTCTGTTTGGAAATAGTACTTGTTATATCAAATATCATCTACATAGAAATTTTAGCtgttaatttgaaaattaatttaatggtGTGCATGTCTGTAGAATTCACATCCACTTACTACTTAATCTAGGTGCAGGTAATTCGAATGATCGATCAACTGAATCCTCAGCGTCGAATGATAAAAATCCTTCTCTAAGATGATTAGTTGGAGAGTTGCCAAGATTCatataataatgttatttcaATCATGATTGTAAGAGCACTAGATTTACTCATTATTGGAGTAAAGTAATTGTATATCTTTAAAAGTAAGCAGAATGATTTTTTAGAATAGATTCAAGAGACCACTTAATGATAGACGAGTTGAGAAGACATGGAGAAAAGGGCTTAGACAGAGACCACCCCGTCTTTTATTGAAATGGAATCTATGAAATAGAGTTACAAATTTTCTCCTACGGTAGTTTTTATAAACAAGCTtggaatgattatatataaaatgggtGTTAGTATAGAAGATGTAATTAGAccaaaagttttaattaaaatcgtGCCGTCAGTAATGAGGACTgaaatttctaaatgattaagATTTAAAAAGTTAAGGGAGATGATAgcgaaattttaattaattatcgtTTATCACATATGGAAAACAGTAGGAATTTAGCCTCATCTTTGGTAATATAATGATAACTCTGGACAagagcagtattattattattattgtattattattaaaccTCTATAACTAAGTTTAGTATTATTAAACtaataatatagtatagtattattaaactaataatatagtatagtattattaaactaataatatagtatagtatCATTAAACTATATTGATATAGTATAGTATTATTAAACATAGTATTATTAGACCTCTATAACTAAGCTTGGTCTTATTTGCTTAGATAACAaaagatgtatataaaatatactaataccttttttaaaattgatgcctATGTTGTAAAGTATAATTTATTTAATGCTTATATGCGATTTGATAGTTAATGAGAATGTAACCCAAACTTATCGTGTCATTTCGAAGCATGATTCCCGAAATACTTATACAAATATGTTCAACTCATCTCTGATTATAAGAACGGATTTCTAAATCTTGGAACCTGTGAGATATACCCAATCACTTTCACTGCTCTGTGCTTAAGAATAAAGATATTTACACGTGAAATGTTCATTATCCCaagatgaaaataagtaccatactaTAAAAggcattttaacaaaaaaaaacaaaacaaaaaaagcattttaaacaCTGAAACACTGGCAATTATTGTGCTAAAACGAGATGCTTTATTCCAGTTCACTTGTGGTTGCTCTGATGACACGATCGATATATTATCCATACAACCGTGAGTTCTTTTATTCCACTACCCTTACTGAGTGgaatttttattgctattattgattAACCTTATTCAGCGTCGGCCGAGTAGATGCATACACTTTGATGGTATAACTCAACGAACGCTTGAAACAGTCGTATAAATCTTCCACCATCTTCGACATTTTTATTGCAGGACATTCTCCTGTATCGACTTAGCAATGAAATCCTGCTACACATAGGGCTAAAAGAGCTGAACGACAATTGAGTGTATCTACAAAAGACGTCTATTCTTTATGACGTGATAATTTCAGCGCCGTTTATCTAACAACTGGTGACCTAGGTGAACACATACGGTGGAATCACTCATTAAGTAACTTTAGATAAGCTGTCTGTTAGAACGATTTCAAAGGTCCAATTGGAAAAACATGGGTGATGTCTAACAGAAAAAATTAAGGTTAAAATCGTTAGAATAGTGAACATCCCACCTTTATGCAAATAACAAGGCAGAATTTCTGTTGCAGAGATTCAAGAAGAGAAAGCAGTACGCGTAAATGTCTTTCGCCATTTTGTAAACGAAACACGAGTGAGTATGCGATGTAGGTGTTAACGTGCTTTGTATAGTAAATTAAgaaacttaattcattaaaattactgACATGGatatgaaattattaattaaacGTCTAGTTCAGGTAAACAATAATTAGGAATACAACTTCGATATtagatgaaattaaaattaattacgtTATAATTAATTGATTGTGAAATGTTACATAAAAAACATTAATGACTTGAGAATTGTTAGGAGTTATGTCACTGAATTATGAATGGTTTATATGTTAAACGATTACGTGAAATTAGATATAGATGACCGCTGCATGGAAAATTTAAACTAAAGTTGTTAGTAGGATATTTGTAAACCAAGTCTTTTAATTAATACTGCACTATTGGTGATAAGGAGAGTCGTTATCTCAAAGACTAATTATAGTAAAAACTGGCGTATAAGTATGTTTCAatcttttccttttaattatgTGAATTCTTCCTACAAAGATAGAGCTAATAGAAAGAATAGTGACTGTTGAACCATACACACAGAAATTTAACATTCTTTGGGGTGATATAtcttttgttctgtttatttAGTGCAGTAAAATTGCTACTAGTATACGGTTTGATATGTTTATGCAACACATTTTATAATATCCATTTAATTTGATGTGGATATGCAAACATAACGATACTCGATATAATCTTAAAGAGTTGATGTCATCTCTGAAAGTCACTTAGCAATAATGTGACGAACATGTTCAGATTGGAAAcctgttaaggttatctctagaGATTTTCTATGGAAATTATAGACAGCACCGATTTTATTATGACGTATTAgtgttggctataatttctatagaaaatctgtagagataacctaaACAACTAAtgtaagagcactgctaacacagtagagtCCAATATTAACTTAcaaaaaacgtttaatatactttagaGTATATTATAATTGCATAGCGAAGTACCGCATCCATACAAGTCACCAGGCTAGAAGCTGTTTTGCAGTTTTAATCGAGAAACAAATCAGAATCCATTAAAACAAGCAGTGGCTTAATGGTGTGGAAGGTGGACTCCCGCGTCAACAGTTCAGCATGATACAGCTTGCTGTACTGCGATCTTAGTTCAATGGTCAAGAAAGTGTGATGGTATTAATGTTGGGGGTTCTTGATTAGCTGAACAATCTGcatgatgaatattattaaagTGGCGATGGTCTGTAGAGAACCAGTCCTACATTTTCATCTTCCAAACTTATATTGTTCTGGGACGAGTGCCAGAAGAACAGTAGTTATCGGGACGCAGAGTTTACATGGAATTACTATCACTTTGATGAGCAACTACAAAGTTGGAAGACTTTCATCTGCCCTAAGTCCGTTGGAGTGTATCCGAGCAATCGTCTTTCGGTAACAGTTTCCTGACGTGCAAGTCAGTACTTAGCAGGAACTTTACCAAGTGCCAAAAGACCTGATCAGAGCAGACATATAAACAACAATGGCtgaggagtatgtatgtatgtatttatatatgtatgtatgtatgtatgtatgtatgtatacatacatagtatatacatgtatacgattgcatgtgtgcaaacagaaaaaatatatactaatcaAGGCGTGTGGTCTCATGATATGAATTATTGATGGTTAGGATGTGAGTTCAATTTTTCTGCCAAGTAACGCGTTTGAACAGCTGAAAATGAGAGAGTGGAAAATCCGCAATGGGCCAGCAAGAGGTTTAGTGATGTATCTTCCTCTGTACGTCACttaaatacgatatatatatatatatttatatatttgtatgtatgtattatgtatatatgtatgtacgtaacgtatatttatgcatacgcatatatattgtatatgagaatatatatatatatatatatatatatatatatatatatatatatatatatatataNNNNNNNNNNNNNNNNNNNNNNNNNNNNNNNNNNNNNNNNNNNNNNNNNNNNNNNNNNNNNNNNNNNNNNNNNNNNNNNNNNNNNNNNNNNNNNNNNNNNNNNNNNNNNNNNNNNNNNNNNNNNNNNNNNNNNNNNNNNNNNNNNNNNNNNNNNNNNNNNNNNNNNNNNNNNNNNNNNNNNNNNNNNNNNNNNNNNNNNNNNNNNNNNNNNNNNNNNNNNNNNNNNNNNNNNNNNNNNNNNNNNNNNNNNNNNNNNNNNNNNNNNNNNNNNNNNNNNNNNNNNNNNNNNNNNNNNNNatatatatatatatatatatatatatatatatatatatatatatatatatatatacacatgcattcatatatatgtatgtaattatgtatgtatttgtggatggatggatatatatatatatatatatatatgtatgtgtatgtctaataTACATTAGGGTACTTACTGCTTCTCATGTTGTTCCATTCTGAATATTCGATCCTGCGGTCGTTGTACTTGACACCGGCAGCTGCGAACAGCATACGGCATACCTCAGCACGGCCACGGTGGTTGAAGTAGTGGAGAGTATAGGAAGGCATAGTTGGATTGTCTGATGCTCTTACGGCGTCGGTCTGGAAATACTATATTAGCTGCTGTGAGTTAACAGTATTATGAAGACAACCTGCAAcggaggttatatatatacatgtgcttgtgggtctatataaatatataaatctatac from Octopus bimaculoides isolate UCB-OBI-ISO-001 chromosome 5, ASM119413v2, whole genome shotgun sequence carries:
- the LOC106877285 gene encoding S-crystallin 3-like, which gives rise to MPSYTLHYFNHRGRAEVCRMLFAAAGVKYNDRRIEYSEWNNMRSRMPCSMLPVLEIDNRTQFPQSMSIARYLAREFGFHGKSSMEMARVDFISHCFYDIMDDYMRMYQDREGRMRFERNQDMSCSPERRMRFRETCQRLLPYLERTLEMHNSGNQYFMGDQMTMADMMCYCALENPLIEEPSFLSRYPKLQSLRNRIQNHPKISMYLRSQPRTEF